In Streptomyces sp. TS71-3, the following proteins share a genomic window:
- a CDS encoding ABC transporter permease: MTTTTPAPAPAPGAGSEGQGPGGTDERLLGKSPLRKLLGRPELGSVVGAIAVFVFFAVAADSFLRTSSLSTVLYASSTIGIMAVPVALLMIGGEFDLSAGVMVTSSALISSMFSYQMTANVWVGVGVSLLVTLAIGAFNGFMLTRTKLPSFIITLGTYLMLTGMNLGFTQLIDGTVSTKSIGDMDGFDSARALFASRFTIGGVSFRITIVWWLVLVAVATWILLRTRVGNWIFAVGGSRDAARAVGVPVAKTKIGLYMGVAFGAWIAGQHLLFSFDSVQSGEGVGNELIYIIAAVIGGCLITGGYGSAVGSAIGALIFGMTSKGIVFAEWEPDWFKFFLGAMLLLATLLNAWVRKRAEATA; the protein is encoded by the coding sequence ATGACCACGACCACTCCCGCCCCGGCCCCCGCGCCCGGCGCCGGCAGCGAGGGCCAGGGCCCCGGGGGCACCGACGAGCGGCTGCTCGGCAAATCGCCGCTGCGCAAGCTGCTCGGCCGTCCCGAACTCGGCTCGGTCGTCGGCGCGATCGCCGTCTTCGTGTTCTTCGCCGTCGCGGCCGACTCGTTCCTGCGGACCTCCAGCCTCAGCACCGTCCTCTACGCCTCGTCCACCATCGGGATCATGGCGGTGCCGGTGGCGCTGCTGATGATCGGCGGCGAGTTCGACCTGTCGGCGGGCGTGATGGTGACCTCCTCCGCCCTCATCTCGTCGATGTTCAGCTACCAGATGACCGCGAACGTCTGGGTCGGCGTCGGCGTCTCGCTGCTCGTGACCCTGGCGATCGGCGCGTTCAACGGCTTCATGCTGACCCGCACCAAGCTGCCGAGCTTCATCATCACCCTCGGCACCTACCTGATGCTGACCGGCATGAACCTGGGCTTCACCCAGCTCATCGACGGCACCGTGTCCACCAAGTCGATCGGGGACATGGACGGCTTCGACTCCGCGCGGGCCCTGTTCGCGTCCCGGTTCACCATCGGCGGGGTCAGCTTCCGGATCACGATTGTCTGGTGGCTCGTGCTGGTGGCCGTCGCCACCTGGATCCTGCTGCGCACCCGCGTCGGCAACTGGATCTTCGCGGTGGGCGGCAGCAGGGACGCCGCACGGGCGGTGGGCGTCCCGGTGGCCAAGACCAAGATCGGGCTCTACATGGGCGTCGCCTTCGGCGCCTGGATCGCGGGACAGCACCTGCTCTTCTCGTTCGACTCCGTGCAGTCCGGCGAGGGCGTCGGCAACGAACTCATCTACATCATCGCCGCGGTGATCGGAGGCTGCCTGATCACCGGCGGCTACGGCTCCGCGGTGGGCTCCGCGATCGGCGCCCTGATCTTCGGCATGACCAGCAAGGGCATCGTCTTCGCGGAGTGGGAGCCGGACTGGTTCAAGTTCTTCCTCGGAGCGATGCTGCTCCTCGCGACCCTGCTCAACGCCTGGGTCCGCAAGCGCGCGGAGGCGACGGCATGA
- a CDS encoding ATP-binding cassette domain-containing protein — protein sequence MDREAPDAPEDGERPPLVRLDAVSKYYGNVRALEEVSLDVHAGQISCVLGDNGAGKSTLIKIIAGLHRHDAGTFRIEGEEASLGSPREALDRGIATVYQDLAVVSLMPVWRNFFLGSEPTKGWGPLRRMDVPFMRATAHAELRRMGIDLRDVDQPIGTLSGGERQCVAIARAVYFGAKVLVLDEPTAALGVKQSGVVLKYVAAARDAGLGVVLITHNPHHAYLVGDRFVLLKRGVMAGSHTRDEITLDELTRQMAGGTELDDLRHELERAPAPAHLGGPGTP from the coding sequence GTGGACCGCGAGGCGCCGGACGCGCCGGAGGACGGGGAGCGCCCGCCCCTCGTCCGGCTCGACGCCGTCAGCAAGTACTACGGCAACGTCCGCGCGCTCGAAGAGGTCTCCCTCGACGTGCACGCCGGGCAGATCAGCTGTGTCCTCGGCGACAACGGCGCGGGCAAGTCCACCCTCATCAAGATCATCGCGGGCCTGCACCGGCACGACGCGGGCACCTTCCGGATCGAGGGCGAGGAGGCCTCCCTCGGCTCCCCGCGCGAGGCCCTGGACCGCGGCATCGCCACGGTCTACCAGGACCTCGCCGTGGTCTCCCTGATGCCCGTCTGGCGGAACTTCTTCCTCGGCTCCGAGCCCACCAAGGGATGGGGGCCGCTGCGCCGCATGGACGTGCCGTTCATGCGCGCCACCGCACACGCCGAGCTGCGCCGCATGGGCATCGACCTGCGCGACGTCGACCAGCCCATCGGCACGCTCTCGGGCGGTGAGCGGCAGTGCGTGGCCATCGCCCGCGCGGTCTACTTCGGAGCCAAGGTCCTCGTCCTCGACGAGCCCACCGCCGCGCTCGGCGTGAAGCAGTCCGGGGTGGTCCTGAAGTACGTGGCCGCGGCGCGGGACGCCGGACTCGGTGTGGTACTGATCACGCACAACCCGCACCACGCCTACCTGGTCGGGGACCGTTTCGTCCTGCTCAAGCGGGGTGTCATGGCGGGCAGCCACACCCGCGACGAGATCACCCTGGACGAGCTCACCCGCCAGATGGCGGGCGGCACGGAGCTGGACGACCTCCGCCACGAACTGGAACGCGCCCCGGCCCCGGCGCACCTCGGCGGCCCCGGCACGCCTTGA
- a CDS encoding ROK family glucokinase produces the protein MSTYRDLALSRALQVGRAGGAGGSARATVLRTVGARERRSHLTAPRVPTVGIDIGGTKVMAGVVDADGAILETLRAETPDKSKSPRVVEDTIVELVLDLSDRHDVHAVGIGAAGWVDADRNRVLFAPHLSWRNEPLRDRLSGRLAVPVMVDNDANTAAWGEWRFGAGRGESHLVMITLGTGIGGAILEDGQVKRGKYGVAGEFGHMQVVPGGHRCPCGNRGCWEQYSSGNALVREARELAAADSPVAYNIIDRVKGSIPDITGPLITELAREGDAMCVELLQDIGQWLGVGIANLAAALDPSCFVIGGGVSAADDLLIGPAREAFRRHLTGRGYRPEARVARAQLGPEAGMVGAADLARLVARRFRRAKRRRVERYERYERYVQAARRTARTQGSQR, from the coding sequence ATGAGCACCTACCGCGACCTCGCCCTCTCCCGAGCTCTCCAGGTCGGTCGGGCCGGCGGCGCCGGTGGTTCCGCGCGGGCCACCGTTCTGCGCACCGTCGGCGCCCGAGAGCGCCGCTCCCACCTGACGGCGCCCCGCGTGCCCACCGTGGGCATCGACATCGGCGGGACCAAGGTGATGGCGGGCGTCGTGGACGCCGACGGCGCCATCCTGGAGACCCTGCGCGCCGAGACCCCGGACAAGTCCAAGAGCCCCCGGGTCGTCGAGGACACCATCGTCGAGCTCGTGCTCGACCTGTCCGACAGACACGACGTGCACGCCGTCGGCATCGGCGCCGCCGGCTGGGTCGACGCCGACCGCAACCGCGTGCTCTTCGCACCCCACCTGTCCTGGCGGAACGAGCCCCTGCGCGACCGGCTCTCCGGCCGCCTCGCCGTCCCCGTGATGGTCGACAACGACGCGAACACCGCCGCCTGGGGCGAATGGCGCTTCGGCGCGGGCCGCGGCGAGAGCCACCTCGTCATGATCACCCTCGGCACCGGCATCGGCGGCGCGATCCTGGAGGACGGCCAGGTCAAGCGGGGCAAGTACGGGGTCGCGGGAGAATTCGGCCATATGCAGGTCGTCCCGGGCGGACACCGCTGCCCCTGCGGGAACCGCGGATGCTGGGAGCAGTACAGCTCCGGCAACGCCCTGGTCCGCGAGGCACGGGAGCTCGCCGCCGCGGACTCGCCGGTCGCGTACAACATCATCGACCGGGTCAAGGGCAGCATCCCCGACATCACGGGACCCCTGATCACGGAGCTGGCCCGCGAGGGCGACGCGATGTGCGTGGAACTGCTCCAGGACATCGGCCAGTGGCTCGGCGTGGGCATCGCGAACCTGGCCGCCGCACTCGACCCGTCCTGCTTCGTGATCGGCGGCGGGGTCAGCGCGGCGGACGACCTGCTGATCGGACCGGCCCGCGAGGCGTTCCGGCGCCACCTCACCGGGCGCGGATACCGGCCGGAGGCGCGGGTCGCACGCGCCCAGCTGGGGCCCGAGGCCGGTATGGTCGGCGCAGCCGATCTGGCCCGACTCGTGGCCCGCCGGTTCCGCCGCGCCAAGCGCCGCCGCGTGGAGCGGTACGAACGGTACGAGCGGTATGTCCAGGCGGCACGCCGCACCGCCCGCACCCAGGGGTCCCAGCGATGA